A part of Candidatus Electrothrix aestuarii genomic DNA contains:
- a CDS encoding sulfotransferase family 2 domain-containing protein, which yields MNDMFKTVVRLMQYHPDELLHRVKIRYRSLYREIVFMHIPKNAGTSIKRLCRYNGITIHGHDIRSEGYVFLDEYIKTRRIRPYVFAIVRNPWDRVVSSYFYLVSGGYGLTDQMDKEKYLQGLGAKDFEKFVMTVLAERKILKQLHFKPQVDWVYFGGKSIVDKVYKFENLNDGMRDLGKKFKLDVSELTRINKSDHLDYRTYYNRETIEIVGNIYSKDIEMWNYKFDS from the coding sequence ATGAATGATATGTTTAAGACAGTAGTGCGGTTGATGCAGTATCATCCTGACGAATTGCTTCATCGAGTAAAAATAAGATATCGAAGCCTTTACCGTGAAATAGTGTTTATGCATATACCTAAAAATGCCGGCACCAGTATAAAAAGACTATGTAGATATAACGGAATTACTATTCATGGTCATGATATACGCTCTGAGGGATATGTCTTTCTTGATGAATATATTAAGACACGGAGAATAAGACCTTACGTATTCGCAATCGTGCGTAACCCGTGGGATCGTGTTGTGTCAAGTTATTTTTATCTTGTTTCAGGTGGTTACGGCCTCACAGATCAGATGGACAAGGAAAAATATCTCCAGGGATTAGGTGCTAAGGATTTTGAAAAGTTTGTAATGACTGTTTTAGCTGAACGTAAAATATTAAAGCAACTTCATTTCAAGCCTCAGGTAGACTGGGTGTATTTCGGTGGAAAAAGTATAGTGGATAAGGTGTATAAATTTGAAAACTTAAACGATGGGATGCGGGATTTAGGTAAAAAATTTAAGCTTGATGTGAGTGAGCTAACACGTATAAATAAATCAGATCATCTGGACTATAGGACATATTATAATCGTGAGACTATCGAAATTGTAGGCAACATTTATAGTAAAGATATCGAAATGTGGAACTATAAGTTTGATAGTTGA
- a CDS encoding glycosyltransferase family A protein, which translates to MQSGCSKGLFSVIVPTYNRKKLLLRALDSVKHQTYRPIEVVVVDDGSTDGTAEAVQDWKRNACSDGQLDLKYIYQDNQGAPVARNRALQESQGEFIQYLDSDDELYKTGLADAFEMFRKYPEYDCIHSGFDRVCGQCGQVLDSYTPRSMNNALEGYMKGALWGNTCDFAERRSFVMRVGPWDEELIVAQDLDYTHRRLLLARNVGFLARRQFVCYRGAASQISDHRYTRDGWAIRLMIEERFVDALSRRDDIDQEARRVYAEKLYYIAVRVSGEGAPDIGRRYGELAERVYCLPLSSGGKRMRLLWRGGKTVCRMWGFGRKVRRWIRQRRGLVKPPHVCGTIN; encoded by the coding sequence ATGCAATCAGGATGCAGTAAGGGTTTGTTTTCTGTGATTGTGCCCACTTACAACCGCAAGAAGCTGCTTTTAAGGGCACTGGATTCCGTGAAACACCAAACATATCGACCCATTGAGGTGGTGGTGGTAGACGATGGGTCCACGGATGGCACAGCGGAGGCAGTCCAGGACTGGAAGCGTAATGCGTGCTCAGACGGGCAACTCGACCTGAAGTATATTTACCAGGATAATCAGGGGGCGCCTGTCGCCAGGAATCGTGCTCTCCAGGAATCGCAAGGTGAGTTCATCCAGTATCTTGATTCAGATGACGAGCTGTATAAGACGGGACTGGCTGATGCCTTTGAGATGTTCAGGAAATATCCAGAATACGACTGTATCCACTCGGGGTTCGACCGGGTTTGCGGACAATGCGGACAGGTGTTGGACTCGTATACTCCCAGGTCTATGAACAACGCTCTGGAGGGCTACATGAAGGGCGCTCTCTGGGGAAATACTTGCGACTTTGCAGAAAGACGCTCGTTTGTCATGCGTGTCGGGCCCTGGGATGAGGAGCTCATTGTGGCTCAAGACCTGGACTACACGCACCGTCGATTACTACTGGCTCGAAATGTCGGCTTCTTGGCCAGACGACAATTTGTGTGTTACCGTGGGGCTGCCTCACAGATTAGCGATCACCGTTATACGCGTGACGGCTGGGCAATCCGCTTGATGATCGAAGAGCGTTTTGTGGATGCGTTATCTCGCAGAGATGACATTGATCAGGAAGCACGTCGGGTATACGCGGAGAAACTGTACTACATCGCTGTCAGAGTATCAGGTGAAGGAGCGCCGGATATTGGTAGACGGTACGGAGAACTCGCCGAGCGGGTATACTGCTTACCGTTGAGCAGCGGAGGTAAGCGGATGAGACTCCTTTGGCGAGGTGGAAAAACGGTGTGCAGGATGTGGGGCTTCGGTCGGAAAGTCAGGAGGTGGATACGCCAGCGTAGGGGGCTTGTTAAACCGCCGCACGTCTGCGGCACTATTAACTGA